A genomic window from Parasteatoda tepidariorum isolate YZ-2023 chromosome 10, CAS_Ptep_4.0, whole genome shotgun sequence includes:
- the LOC139426720 gene encoding zinc finger BED domain-containing protein 5-like: MRTLRSRIFSALCNDMGSEHSELLFKYEARCLSREKFLQRVYELREEIVTCLEDNRPETGNLLYCLSVMKLRYLVVIFEKLNNLNLNLQGANTNKLDTSDEVNAFCRKLELWGRNLKQKNLTMFANVDNCTKTYKAEEEYIKVTFVTIENHSMLAKNFKKYFPAHDKLIASYEWIRNPFHKTPEGLSIDEEEKIIDFSTSGETKIQFSNISLFEFWQEEDFSALKQRAFRILLPFSISYLCETEFSAVASLETKYRSLLNIETGLRVAISNIKPRLKKLCSARQAQGSH, encoded by the coding sequence atgagaacACTGAGATCGAGAATCTTTTCTGCTCTTTGTAATGACATGGGTTCAGAGCATTCAgagttactatttaaatatgAGGCGAGATGTTTATCACGTGAGAAATTTTTGCAACGTGTTTATGAATTAAGAGAAGAAATCGTCACTTGCTTAGAAGATAACAGACCGGAAACCGGGAATTTACTCTACTGTTTATCTGTGATGAAATTGAGATACTTGGTCGTCATATtcgagaaattaaataacttgaatCTTAATCTCCAAGGagcaaatacaaataaattggaTACGAGTGATGAAGTTAAtgctttttgtagaaaattagaACTGTGGGgcagaaatttaaagcaaaaaaacctaacaatgtttgcaaatgtggataattgtactaaaacttataaggctgaagaagaatatataaaagttaCGTTTGTAACCATTGAAAATCATTCCATGCtggcaaagaattttaaaaagtattttcctgcTCATGACAAACTGATAGCAAGTTACGAGTGGATTAGGAATCCATTTCATAAGACTCCCGAAGGACTCTCAATtgatgaggaagaaaaaatcaTAGACTTCTCGACAAGTGGCGaaactaaaatacaatttagtaaTATATCACTATTTGAATTTTGGCAGGAAGAGGATTTTTCTGCACTGAAACAAAGGGCATTTCGCATTCTATTACCATTTTCAATATCCTACCTTTGTGAAACTGAATTTTCTGCTGTGGCTTCTTTGGAGACAAAATATAGATCACTGCTAAATATAGAAACAGGACTGAGAGTGgctatttctaatattaagcCTCGCCTCAAAAAACTTTGCTCTGCAAGACAGGCCCAAGGAagtcactaa